ATGTCAATAGCGATATTGCTCAAGTAAACGTTCAAAATAAAGAAGCACTGGCTTCACCTCAATTGCCAGATACTGTTCAACGAACAGGTGTGACTGTTGAAACAGCATCGAGCAGTCTCCTTCTCGTCTATGGGTTTTACTCAGAAAATAACGAGTATGACAACATTTTTATCAGTAACTATGTCGACCTGTATATTTTCGATCAGATCAAACGGCTTCCTGGTGTAGGAAGTGCCAGGGTTTTTGGGGAACGCAAATATGCCATGCGTCTCTGGCTCGATCCCAACAAGCTTGCCCAACATAAACTAACTCCTCAAGATGTGACAACTGCCCTGCAACAACAAAATATTCAAGTGGGTGCAGGGGCTATTGGTAAGGAACCAGCACCAGATAATCAAAGCTTTGAATTTGCTTTACGGGCAACCAGTCGATTCAAAGATGCGGCTGAATTTGAGGATATGGTGCTGAAGGTGAGTCCAGCTGGCACTACTAATAGCCCCACTAGCAGCATTCTAGTTAAAGTCAGAGATGTCGGTCGAGTTGAACTGGGAGCAGAGAGCTATCTGGCTGATGCCAAATTCACCATCCCAGGAAATGCTCCCAAGGCAGCCGTGGGTTTGGGGATATATCAACTTCCTGGTAGTAATGCCCTCAAGGTTGCTCATGCTGTTGAAGAACAGATCAAGATTTTAGAGAAAAGTTTTCCACCTGGACTCAAAGCACAGTTGGCATTTGATACCACTCCGTTTGTAGAAATTTCTTTAGAAGAAGTTCTGCACACTCTGGTTGAGGCGATTGTCCTAGTAGTCTTGGTAATTTTTGTCTTTTTGCAAGACTGGCGTACTACGATCATTCCGACTGTAGCGATCCCCGTTTCCTTGATTGGGACGTGTGCGGCTCTGTTGGTTTTAGGATTTCAAATTAATACACTGACCTTATTTGGTTTCGTTCTCGCGATCGGGATCGTTGTGGATGATGCCATTATTGTGGTTGAGGCAGTTGCAGTCAAACTAGAGCAGGGTATGAGGCCCTTTGAGGCGGCTGTCGAAGCCATGAAGGAGTTAACTGGGGCAATCATTGCAACTTCACTTGTACTCATGGCAGTATTCATTCCCGTTGCATTCATTCCGGGTACAACAGGGATTGTTTACAAACAATTTGCCTTAACCGTTGCTTGTTCCATTGCCATCTCGACCTTTAACGCCTTAACTTTCTCTCCGAGTATGGCAGCCATTCTTATGCGCCCTGCTCAGACTCCACGGGGCCCTTTGGGGTGGTTTTTTACACAGTTTAATCGGGGATTTAGCTGGTTCACGCGGCGATATGTCGGGTTTGTTAGCTACCTTACCCATGTCAAGCCAATTGTAATTGGGGTTTTTGTTACTGGTTTATTAGCAACGGTTTTGATGTACAGAGCAGTACCTACCGGATTTATTCCAGAAGAAGATCAGGGTTACTTCTTTGTCATTGTCCAGGGACCTGATGGCGTTTCTTTGAAATATACCGAATCTGTGATGAACAAGGTGGCCAAAGAAGTCACATCGGCTCCCGAAGTTAGAGCTAGTTTTATGATCAGTGGCTTTGGTTTCGATGGCAATGCTTCTAATTTAGGCATTGCCTTTGCTAACCTGAAACCCTGGAAAGAGAGAACTGAAGAATCTCAATCTGTTTATGGCATACTTCAGAGGCTGAACAAAAAGCTCTCTACAATTACAGAAGCCAGAGCGATCGCAGTAAATGCTCCTCCAGTGAGAGGATTAAGTACTACGGGTGGTTTTGAGTTTATCATTCAAGACAAAACCGGCAGTGCGCCGATTGAAACCCTAATTGAGACTGCTCAAAAATTGATTGGGGCGGCCAATAAAAACCCTGCTCTCCAAGGAGTCTTCACTCAGTTCACCGCAAATACTCCCCAATTTGACATTCAGGTAAACCGCAACCAAGCCAAAGCTCTCAATGTCGAAATTAACGATATCTTTGGAGCATTGCAAACTTACCTGGGATCGCAATATGTGAATAACTTCGTGCAGGGACAGCGACAGTATCGGGTATATGTCCAAGCAGATGGAGTGTTCCGCTCGAATCCAGATGATATTGGCAAGCTGTATGTTCGCTCTGCCAGTGGGGCAATGATTCCGTTGAGCAGTTTGGTGAAAATTACTCCCTTCGTGGGCCTGAAAACCATTGCCCATTACAACTTGTACAGGTCAATCAAAGTACAGGGCGCTCCGGCTCCCGGTGCTAGCTCTGGACAGGCGATTAAAGCGATGGAGCAACTAGCAGCAGAAAACTTACCTCAAGGGTTTGGTTATGAGTGGACAGGGACTTATCTCCAGGAGAAGACATCGGGGGGAGCTACAGGCTTGATTTTTGGTTTAGCGATCGTTATTGTCTTTCTGGTGCTGGCAGCTCAGTATGAAAGCTACATTGACCCGATTATTATTTTGCTGACAGTTCCCCTAGCAGTTTTGGGAGCAATGACAGCGATTTGGCTGCGTTCCAATATTTTCATGGCAGGCAGCCTCTTCCCGAAAGTAGTGGATGATATCTATTGCCAGGTAGGTTTGGTGACTTTGATTGGTCTAGCTGCGAAAAATGCAATTCTAGTCGTAGAATTTGCCAATCAACTGCATGAGCAGGGCATGAGCTACACAAGGGCGGCAGTGAAAGCTGGGGAAGAACGTCTGCGACCAATCTTAATGACATCCTTTGCAGCGTTGTTAGGATTTTTGCCCTTGGTAATCTCTGAAGGGGCTGGAGCCAGCAGCCGTTGGTCTTTAGGAACAGCGTTGTTTGGGGGGTTGATGCTTTCGACGTTTTTGAGTTTGTTCTTAGTGCCAATTCTCTATATTTTGGTTAAAACCTTGGCTCAGGCTATATTACCTGGGAAGCGAGGAGGTTCAAATCCTCCAGATTCTCCAGGAGCTTCGGGAACTAGACATGAAGCTCTACCAGCTGGCTCAAGTCAGCCAGAGACGCAATTTAGGTCTCAGGAGGATGGGATAACCTAACTTTTGCCCTTAAGTCTCATAGCAAAGTGCAGAGTAACTCTTTCAAAAGAGGCAGGGAGCAGGGGGGCAGGGGGGCAGGGAGCAGAGGAGCAGGGGAGTAGGGGAGCAGGGGGGACAAAACAGAAAAGGGATTAACGCCACCTGTTGTGCTACCTTCTTGTAGGGTACGAGAACCACTTCTTATAATTAAGTGTATGTACTTAAACCCATGTTCC
This portion of the Nostoc sp. GT001 genome encodes:
- a CDS encoding efflux RND transporter permease subunit, with the protein product MFVNTFIRRPVLTTVCTFIILLLGSICIPILPISQLPDLAPVQITVSSNNIGADAQTTENTVTNIIERQINGVKDVSYISSNTGNDGSSNITVSFPTNVNSDIAQVNVQNKEALASPQLPDTVQRTGVTVETASSSLLLVYGFYSENNEYDNIFISNYVDLYIFDQIKRLPGVGSARVFGERKYAMRLWLDPNKLAQHKLTPQDVTTALQQQNIQVGAGAIGKEPAPDNQSFEFALRATSRFKDAAEFEDMVLKVSPAGTTNSPTSSILVKVRDVGRVELGAESYLADAKFTIPGNAPKAAVGLGIYQLPGSNALKVAHAVEEQIKILEKSFPPGLKAQLAFDTTPFVEISLEEVLHTLVEAIVLVVLVIFVFLQDWRTTIIPTVAIPVSLIGTCAALLVLGFQINTLTLFGFVLAIGIVVDDAIIVVEAVAVKLEQGMRPFEAAVEAMKELTGAIIATSLVLMAVFIPVAFIPGTTGIVYKQFALTVACSIAISTFNALTFSPSMAAILMRPAQTPRGPLGWFFTQFNRGFSWFTRRYVGFVSYLTHVKPIVIGVFVTGLLATVLMYRAVPTGFIPEEDQGYFFVIVQGPDGVSLKYTESVMNKVAKEVTSAPEVRASFMISGFGFDGNASNLGIAFANLKPWKERTEESQSVYGILQRLNKKLSTITEARAIAVNAPPVRGLSTTGGFEFIIQDKTGSAPIETLIETAQKLIGAANKNPALQGVFTQFTANTPQFDIQVNRNQAKALNVEINDIFGALQTYLGSQYVNNFVQGQRQYRVYVQADGVFRSNPDDIGKLYVRSASGAMIPLSSLVKITPFVGLKTIAHYNLYRSIKVQGAPAPGASSGQAIKAMEQLAAENLPQGFGYEWTGTYLQEKTSGGATGLIFGLAIVIVFLVLAAQYESYIDPIIILLTVPLAVLGAMTAIWLRSNIFMAGSLFPKVVDDIYCQVGLVTLIGLAAKNAILVVEFANQLHEQGMSYTRAAVKAGEERLRPILMTSFAALLGFLPLVISEGAGASSRWSLGTALFGGLMLSTFLSLFLVPILYILVKTLAQAILPGKRGGSNPPDSPGASGTRHEALPAGSSQPETQFRSQEDGIT